In one window of Macadamia integrifolia cultivar HAES 741 chromosome 2, SCU_Mint_v3, whole genome shotgun sequence DNA:
- the LOC122072267 gene encoding abscisic acid receptor PYL2-like — MEPNQETTPYNGLSPEEYSELEPLIHTYHTFESSSNMCTSLITQRIDAPLSVVWPLVRQFDNPQRYKHFIKSCNIKKGDGGVGSIREVTVISGLPASTSTEKLEILDDEKHILSFSLVGGEHRLKSYRSVTSVNEFHKGGKVYTIVLESYVVEIPQGNTGEDTKMFVDTVVKLNLQKLAIVATSSLHGGHDTSR, encoded by the coding sequence ATGGAACCTAACCAGGAGACCACCCCATATAATGGTCTCAGCCCAGAAGAGTACTCAGAGCTAGAGCCCCTCATTCATACATACCACACTTTTGAGAGCTCCTCCAACATGTGCACTTCCTTGATTACCCAACGTATTGATGCCCCCCTCAGTGTAGTATGGCCTCTGGTGAGGCAATTTGATAACCCTCAAAGGTACAAACACTTCATCAAGAGCTGCAATATCAAGAAAGGTGATGGAGGAGTTGGGAGCATCAGAGAGGTCACTGTGATCTCAGGACTTCCGGCGTCGACGAGCACGGAGAAACTAGAGATTCTAGACGATGAGAAGCACATATTGAGCTTTAGTTTGGTGGGTGGTGAGCATAGGCTGAAGAGTTATAGATCAGTTACTTCAGTTAATGAGTTTCACAAGGGTGGAAAGGTTTATACTATTGTTTTGGAGTCTTATGTTGTTGAAATTCCTCAAGGGAATACAGGAGAGGATACCAAAATGTTTGTGGATACTGTGGTCAAGTTGAACCTGCAAAAGCTTGCCATTGTTGCTACATCTTCTTTGCATGGAGGCCATGATACTTCCAGATGA